The sequence CGACCACAacaaactaaatttaaaattaatcttCTTAAGTGAAAAGAAGTATAGGTTCTTTTTTAGCTTCCAAGAAGTGTAGGCTCTTACACATGAAAAGAGGCACAGCCATAGTTTACTagctatatatatggtttttctaATTTGGTAATAAGAGAGCCTCGACTAATTAAGCAGCTCAAAATGGTTCTCAAAAGCTGATCAATTGGGTGTAAAATGTTCAATATGTGAGAGATCTGGTTTAGAAATGTgctcaaatattaccaaaatccaaaattaacatttaatatCTTTAACATAGATTTATAATCGAATCCAAAATGGCCTTTTGTGGTTGCTAGCTAGGTTACATATTTGGGGCTGGCCTAGGGGGTTAAAGGACACCAAAGTCCAAACAAACAAGTTATCACGTATCATTATCATCACCATCATAGAGATAACATGCATTTCAGATAGCACATGGTCGGCCGTAGCAGTCACTTTAAGCATTATGGAAGCTCTCAATCATTTTGCTATATACACCAATTTGGCTTCAGATCTGCCATTGAAATTGCACGTCTACTCGTTAATGTCCTTGTGGGGTTTAAACTTGATCAATGGAGTACACATTGTAATTCTCAAGCTcacttaaaaaaaggaaaaaagaaaaaaagaaaaaaaaaaaaaagaatgttgcTATCAAATTCTAAAACATGTGCCTCAATATCATTACCAATGACGTCCTTCGCCATATTATTCTCTTATTAATTTCTTGGTCGTGTAGCCTTTGCAAACCACATAAAGCCAATTTGATAACACAAGAATCTAAATCATGCTTCATGCCTCTCCAAGCTGATACCCTTTTCTCAATCGAAaggtaaaaaaatcaataaattaaaattttaaaaaaagaaaaaaagaaatcatgacTGGCTTTGTAAAATCAAAAAGTTGCATCGCTTTCCTATTAATTATGACAACTTTGTTCAATTTCTAATCTTTTTGACATGAAGAGCCAGAAAGATAGGAATGTTTagtgttatttatatttttatttatttgcatatGGGTCTGTGGTTATGACTTCATCATATACAGGCGTATTACCCAGTAATTAATCTAAACGTGAAATCGAAAATATCTAaacacaaattttataataaattgtgTCATAAATCAACGGTTTGTGACTGTATGCAAATGGGACTTTAAGGACTTTGAACAATTCCTCTCCATGTacataaaatttgttaattaattattttaaatattattttattttttggcgtGATGTTTGTTGGAGTGCTTGCATCATCCAGGACCTTCTACTTTGCACTCTGTTTTCAATTTACTTGCCAACTACGAAAAATGTGACCTTACAGTTTGATTAACTTTCAGAAAATTCTTTATTAATCTCTTCTATacttggctatatatatatttttgtttctagaTATATATTCACTATATGTCGATCAAAGTAAATATACTTCTGCGATTAGCTCAACTTACCTTTTGACTGTGAAAATTTGACTAATATACTTCACCCAACTgaagattaattttttaaggaatcgttgtttaatatttaaattttgtggtttctgccaaaaaaacaaaaaaaaaataattagtttcgtggatgaataattaattttaccaGAATTTGATAGAATATTTCAGATATGATGAATTGTATATGGTATAGTACTTTACTGAAAGCAAGATGACTTTGAGGAATAAAATTAACACGAATGTAATATATCAAACAAAAAtgaacccatttttttttttttttgggtcttgttTGTGGTCATTGACAATGGTGCTTTTTAACAGCTGTCCTGATCATTAAGACTGTGACCACTGTCTATCAATTGCAATAGTTAATGTTCTTCGGCTGAGCACTGCTAACCCATGTCAGTCTGTTATAATGGCGCGcgagcacacacacacacaaatatagttattattattatttttttttggcacttatatacatacacatatttgATTTTCCAATTGCTATTCCAAGAATGATGATAGTAAAATTTCCAGCCATTTTCctcttttcattgttttttccacctttttcttttatattgcaATTCATATAGTCATAggccaaaaagaaaacataaaaatttcatataatttgTTTAAGATCCAGATGGGTAGTACTGTTAGTACTACTACTTAATtccatatatttgtatttttctaCCGCTCATAAGTCATCATTGTGACAGCGAGTAAACATGTAtagtggtttttatttttatcatcatTGTGACAGCAAGTAAACATATAtagtggtttttatttttattttttatttttttttatttttattttttttaaaaaatgtttatttttttccaaagtaGATCTGTAACCAAAAATTATTTGAGAATATAGTTACCGCTTGATTATTTCAAATGAACAAATAGTCGTATAAATGAAGGAGAAGATTTACGTTTCATTAGTAGCAATTAAGGAATGGTATCAACTAATTTTGGGGATAACCTCTATTCCATACCTAACTGCAGGTACTTGGTGGAAACTAAAACAGAAACACAAGGATAAATACATAATTCCAGAGAGTAAATAACTTCCAActgtaaaaaatataaataaataaataaaataaaagattgatATAGAAAGTTTTATCATTTAAGCGCTAATGCTGAGAATGCTTTCTCTCAGATAAATGTTAAAAGTCAATAATCAACTTGGCATGTGTTATGCAACctctttataatatatatatacacacacacacacatacacacatgtATTctttcaacaaaacaataaaaaaataaaaaaaaataaaaaaattataaatacacACTTGTATTCTGTACATGGTTTCAGTGTGGAAGGATCTTATTTAATAAGAATTAAGAAAGCCAAACGAAAACACAAAAAAGGGTCTCTTCTACTCCACCTTCTCATCCCAATCTTAATTCCCTCATTGTCAAGTCGCTGAGAGACCCCCAACAAACTCCCTCTAAAAAATTTGCCTCCCTAGCTAAGATGTTCAGTGCTAATAACCCTGCTGAGATTCCCCAAAAATCACTCCAAATTCAGCAAGATGACAAATTCTTCTCTCGGCTTTTGTCCAAAGAAAGCTCCATAGCCAATCCTTCTCTAAGAGTCTACTATGGAGGACTACCTGGTGCTGTGCCATTCCTTTGGGAATCTCAGCCTGGAACTCCCAAATACAAATTCTGTGATGACACTCTTCCTCCTCTCACTCCTCCTCCTTCTTACTACAccaattccaataaaaaaaagccAGCAAATAAGACCTCAAGATCCAATCTTTTACACACCCTTTTCACAAAAAAGAATGTTAATGTCAAGAAAACCTCCAAGCAGCAATCTTTGCCTTGTCAATCATCACCTGTACCATCATTCTGGTCTTCTTCGTCATCAGATTCTTCTTCGATGGTTTTTCCAATGCAtacgacaacaacaacaaagtatCAAGGAGGAATGAACCGGTTTTCGAGCAAGAGCTCGTCTTTGGAGTCGCTTCTTggagatgatgatggagaaatGAGAGTTGGGTCGTCCACTTCCACATTGTGTTTCGGTTTCAGTAGAGTCTCTAGTTCTGTTGGTCTGCGAGGTTGCCATGACCGGTCATGAACAGAgacaacaacatatatatatatatatatatatatatatatatatatatatatcagaaatATCTATTCATGTAAGTTGGTTGACCATGAATCTGCATAAAGGTTATTTTCCCTTGCTTAGGGATCGATGTTTCTATATAATCtatttacttgttttttttcttctttaattttttaggaAGTCTTAGTATCGTTGGTAACAACCTGAAAACTATGTCCAAAAGCTTCATGAAACGTGTGGTGGTAAAGGTtgtttatcataaaaaataacaagtttGCATTTTGAGGTACTGTATGTAAATCGTGTAGTTTACCCTTTAATTACTACTTAATCTAggaacattttttttccccaaaatctAGAAGAAAATTAGAATGTGGTTGATACAGAatctacagtttttttttttttttttccctatatatgcatatataaaaagCTCAATACTTCATTCTGGTCAAAGAATTGGTTTAATTTCTTATATTCATTTAAGTACCCATTAGATGGATAAATTAAAAGGCATAATCTTCTGCATCTGAAATATGCAAACCAGTTTTGTTCATTGCATGATGGATATCTCAAGCTCTCTCACCCAAGTGAAACTCATGAAAAGACTAGCATTTTTTTTAGCTGTACTTGCAATCTCTGATTTTTATTAgccaacaaaattttattttatttatttatttatttatttttttggccttttgagGCGTGTGCAATTTGGTAGTTAATGAGGAACACGGtgaagttctattttttttttttttttggttgtttttggtCTTTCTCTCATTGGATATTAATGCAAAGGAGGATATTAATGCAAAGAAAGGCAGATGGATACAGGTTTCCATCATGGTATTGAATTCTGCCCCTGTTTCTGCTTTGTGTGTGGAATCTTTTGGGGTCTGCTTAATTTGTCTGTcacattttttgataaatatattatacaaaagCCTCTACTTGTATTTAGTTACCAGTTGGATACATAAAGTCAAGCAGATTATTTCCACACAttgtttttcattaaaaaaaacaaaaaaaagaaaagaaaagaaaagaaaagaaaaagaaatacccACTTCATGAAATACATGCATTCACTGAACAGTTTTAcaatattaaaggaaaaaaaaagaccttaaagcatattaaaaagaaatatatagagAGATTGAATCTATGTAAATGACTTGCCCTGTCCGCCATAACAAACTGTGTGGTACTTAATGGACTGTACTTTAATTCACATTTTGTAGCCATAAAGTcttatttaccatttttttctATCCAAACCTTTAATTTGTCACGAACTCATCAATTAGATTCCAAAtggtgaaaaatatatattaatttctggaaaaagaaaattaaagtatCTGTCTAAGCAGACCAACAAAGCTTCGCAGtaaatttgttaataataaaGCCAACAAATTTTAGAGAACGATCACAAAGAATGGGTCATAAAAACTGTGTTTTGGGACATTATTTTGCTCGTCTTGATTTTCACTAAACAAAAGGGTGATAAaaagatacattttattattgcTATTGGGTCCGACCCTATGGGTTGTCGTTTCAGTACCATTGTCCCTCATATGTACTAGGATGAAAAATTCAATTACCAAAAACCACCCACCAAATGATTTTATTCTTTGGACATTTTAATGAAGATAAAGCTGGAGCAACCTGACCTAATATCCAGCAGAAAACAAAGACAGACACAGAGAGAGAAGGAATTTAGAAAAACAATCAAACACTAAAAGTTGTTATCTTTTACATCTCTAAGTTGTCGGCAGCTCTACCGCCCAATGAAAATGAGTCTCCTCAGGTAGTCCATGTGACTGTGGACCCATCATTTGTCtagtatattataaaatataataaacctacagaacacaaaataaaaattgagaaaaagacCATTTTATTAATTACCATACTTTGCTGCTTCCAGTAGTTCCAACCCCAAGTATCTCTGTGGGTTGTCACAGCTCACATAGTATGCTGTGAACCCAAGCAATTTTCTTTGACTCGACCATATTTGTTTCAATTAGACAGATCTTCTTCCTTGTAAtccaccaaaaatatataaagatacaaACACATCAGAGACTGGTCATAAATTGAGACATTAATGTTTTATATAATTCAGTTTTTGAGTTAGAAACCCATCAGAGATTTGTCATAAATTGACCCATTAATGTTTTATGTAATTCAGTTTTCAAGTTAGGTCCGTTGTCAAATTGTTTTCAATCAGACATTTcacttataataaaaaataaaaaaaaattgttttcaatcAGATAATATAGAGAGATATgtccaaaaagataaaaacaatattGCAAACATTTTCAGAAGCAATTTAACatgttcatttttcttcttcttagcAGTGTATTTCCACCATTACCATTTGTACTTGCCAATACCTTATCAGAAACAGTATAGTATTCTGACTTTTTATATCGGTTAGGCAAAAAAAAACCAGTACCTTTCAGGACTGTTAATGTCGGAACAAGGCTAAACAAGGTGCAAACAAACAAGAAAGGTCATGTATCATAATGCAGCATTGTATTGCTTTTATTGCCTAGATTGCTTGTATCCAACTTCTACTCTACGTAGAAACGACCTTTGTTTCTTGTTCCTGACTGCTCCACTTTCAACTTTCAACTTTCAACTTTCAACTTTCATTGGAAGCAAAGCCAAGTGAAAAGGGCTACCTTAGGGGATTAGATACAACTGAGCTATTAAGATACTGATACTAcagatcttttcaagttttcctGATTACAGCATGTGACTTGATGTATTGCATTTGCCAGGTAACTCAAATTGCCTGATGTTACACCTGCCAAGCTGACAAACATCACCATACAATTGAAATAGCTTGTATTAGTATCATATCCGTTCAAAAATTGGGGgggaaaagaaaggagaaaatcTAAATGATAGGATTTGATTACCTGATTCGACCATCACGAGTCATATATACATGGAATTCTTTTGCTAGCTGATCAACATGATTGGGGGTTAACCCGGAAAAGCAGAACATACCAACCTGTGTTTCCATAGATGTTAGGGTTAGGTATTTTTTTGCCAAGCAAACTTAAAAGCCAAGTTAAATCTACTTTTTAACCATGGACCAAAATAACTTTTAACTGTTGAACAACCAACCTGTTTAGTAATGTGTTCCCAGTTGAAAGGAGAACCCAATTTCTCAAGACTATCTCGTAGAGCAGCACGAATTCTTTGAATGCGATTCATCATGACCTTTAAGCATGACGGCATTGTTAAAGAATATTAGAAttcaaaaatgcaaaaaaagaagGATGCTGGAAGCAGCTCAGACTTAGTAAATTCTTACCTTTATCTCTCTGACCCAAAGTGATTTAATATCTGGATTGCTCAAGATTGTAGAGACCAGTAAAACTCCATGAACCGGAGGGCTGCTGTACATTGCCCTGGCAATCTGCTGCAGCTGGCTTTTAATTGCAACCACTTGCTTTGTATCAGAGCAGAGAACACTGAGAAATTTTGTAGATCATCAAGAATTGACAAAACATATATAAGATCCAAACCATAAGACAAATTGAGATGTTAAAGCcttaatgataataacaacatAATAGCATGTTCAAATTCTAcaatgaattttaaattaactaacaacttTGGTAGCAGGTTGTTAACTTTTACACCTGCTTACTATTTTTTAGGatgaaaaatttcataaaagctGCGGATAGATATCACTAAcaatacaaacaaaaatttagaTGGTTTGCTTGCCTGAGACAACCCACTCGATGTCCATATAATCCCATATTCTTTGCAAAGGACTGAGCACAGCCTGTTACATGTCCATCTTCAACAAAAATCCGGATGGCTTTAGCATCAATATCAAGATCCCCACTTGCAAAACCTTGATAAGCCATGTCAAAAAATGGGAAATGATTTTTAACCTGACAATTTTGATGTAAGATTCACAGTTGATatctataaatggaaaaaataaggCAAAACAATACATTTATAGTGAGTACCTTAAACTGATGAGAGATTTCTCTCCACTGATCTTCGTCAGGGTCAACTCCAGTTGGATTGTGAGCACAAGGATGGAGTAAGAAAAATGAACCATCCGGGGCATTCTACAGAAGccacattaaaaaaacaaaggataTCAAAAGTTTTTCCATACCTCGGTTACATGATTCAGATTTTATTGATTAAGAATCTAGAGAAACATATACTGTGCATAATTCATGCTTCATAGCACATATTCGTGTGTTGTATAGCACTCATAAATGAAACGATCAGTTAAG comes from Ziziphus jujuba cultivar Dongzao chromosome 6, ASM3175591v1 and encodes:
- the LOC107431279 gene encoding uncharacterized protein LOC107431279, encoding MFSANNPAEIPQKSLQIQQDDKFFSRLLSKESSIANPSLRVYYGGLPGAVPFLWESQPGTPKYKFCDDTLPPLTPPPSYYTNSNKKKPANKTSRSNLLHTLFTKKNVNVKKTSKQQSLPCQSSPVPSFWSSSSSDSSSMVFPMHTTTTTKYQGGMNRFSSKSSSLESLLGDDDGEMRVGSSTSTLCFGFSRVSSSVGLRGCHDRS
- the LOC107431017 gene encoding aspartate aminotransferase, mitochondrial — encoded protein: MFKSCLASSCTRRRCISSSTTTSVLGWWDRIKPAPRDPITGVTEAFLADPHPNKINLGVGAYRDDEGKPVVLQCVREAEAKIGGSEFLESISAGVSSKLVEESVKLVYGKDSNVIREGRFAGVQALSGTGACRLFAEFQNRFFPESHIYLPDPTWSNHHNIWRDAHVPQRTFRYYNRDSKGLNFQALLDDVKNAPDGSFFLLHPCAHNPTGVDPDEDQWREISHQFKVKNHFPFFDMAYQGFASGDLDIDAKAIRIFVEDGHVTGCAQSFAKNMGLYGHRVGCLSVLCSDTKQVVAIKSQLQQIARAMYSSPPVHGVLLVSTILSNPDIKSLWVREIKVMMNRIQRIRAALRDSLEKLGSPFNWEHITKQVGMFCFSGLTPNHVDQLAKEFHVYMTRDGRISLAGVTSGNLSYLANAIHQVTCCNQENLKRSVVSVS